Genomic window (bacterium):
CTTTTGCTCTGCTCAGGTCCTCCTCAAAGTCGACCTCCATGCAGAAAAATTCGCTTATATCAAGAGGCTTTATTTTCAAGCCATTCTCTATCGCATATTCAATCCCTTTCTCGAAATAATCGTTATCGTTGCATCTGGCGAGCCCCTCAACGAGCAGCTTGAGCTCCTCGCGTTTTACAAAATTTATCCCGACGGCTTCGCCCAGCGCGTTGGTTAATTCCTTTGAGACAGCGGAAATGAATCCACGCTCATCCACTTTAAACTTGACGGCTTCCTCGTCAACATTTCCCATCGTTACTGCCATAAATGAACTTTCGGTGTGCGAGAGAATGTATTCCATTAATTTCGGCTCAAAAACTACATCACCATTAAGCCA
Coding sequences:
- a CDS encoding phosphocholine cytidylyltransferase family protein, with amino-acid sequence MKVVILAAGFGTRLGTTLPKCLVKVDSERTILDIQIESLKHLIDDIYIVVGFKKEMIMEYYPELTFIYNPLFFATNTAKSLYLAVKKLDDDVLWLNGDVVFEPKLMEYILSHTESSFMAVTMGNVDEEAVKFKVDERGFISAVSKELTNALGEAVGINFVKREELKLLVEGLARCNDNDYFEKGIEYAIENGLKIKPLDISEFFCMEVDFEEDLSRAKEALKKINE